From the genome of Geobacter sp. SVR, one region includes:
- the ilvN gene encoding acetolactate synthase small subunit: MQHTISVLVENEFGVLSRVASLFSGRGFNIDSLTVAPTNEEGMSRMTLVTRGDENILEQITKQLNKLIDVIKVIDFTEGGGVEREMALVKVAAEDQSRAEVLRIVDIFRAKIIDVTPKSYTIEATGNPAKIDAILELLRPLGLKELVRTGAVAIGRGSKGWKG, translated from the coding sequence ATGCAACATACAATTTCCGTACTGGTCGAGAACGAATTCGGCGTGCTGTCCCGCGTGGCCTCGTTGTTCTCCGGGCGGGGGTTCAATATCGATTCCCTGACCGTGGCCCCCACCAACGAGGAGGGCATGTCGCGCATGACCCTGGTCACCAGGGGGGACGAGAACATCCTCGAGCAGATCACCAAACAGCTCAACAAACTGATCGACGTGATCAAGGTGATCGACTTTACCGAGGGGGGCGGTGTGGAGCGCGAAATGGCCCTGGTCAAGGTCGCGGCCGAAGATCAAAGTCGCGCAGAGGTGTTGCGGATCGTCGACATCTTCCGGGCCAAGATCATCGATGTCACTCCCAAGTCCTATACTATCGAGGCCACCGGTAATCCGGCCAAAATCGACGCCATCCTGGAGCTGCTCCGTCCGTTGGGCTTGAAGGAACTGGTGCGTACCGGCGCGGTTGCCATCGGTCGTGGTTCAAAGGGGTGGAAGGGGTAA
- the ilvB gene encoding biosynthetic-type acetolactate synthase large subunit: protein MKMNGARIMLECLKREGVDTVFGYPGGTVINIYDELFSFKDIRHILPRHEQAGTHAADGYARATGKVGVAIATSGPGATNTVTGIATAYMDSIPMVIITGQVPTALIGNDAFQEVDIIGITRPCTKHSFLVKDVNELATIMKKAFYIARSGRPGPVLVDLPKDVQIAQTEFVYPETVDIRSYKPNLVGHSRQIEKAVGMMLEASRPVLYVGGGVVLGNAAEELTTLARKLTAPVTTTLMGLGSYPENDPNSLGMLGMHGAYCANMAMTHSDMIVAVGARFDDRVTGKIATFAPHAKIIHIDVDPTSIKKNVRVDLPIVGDVKDVLSKMNKQVDKLKDKHAEFAARLTPWHEEIAGWKAKHPTSYKQSATTIKPQFVIQKLRELSNEDAIVSTDVGQHQMWTAQFFQFNRPRTLLSSGGLGTMGYGLPAAMGAQAAFPDRQVITICGDGGVQMNIQEIATLVQNRLPVKIVILNNNFLGMVRQWQELFFDKRYSSTCMELPVDFVKLAEAYGAKGFSTSKPGEVEKIIKQGFKEPGPVIMEFKVAREEKVLPMVPAGASLNEMVLNA from the coding sequence ATGAAGATGAACGGTGCACGCATAATGCTGGAGTGTCTGAAGCGGGAAGGGGTCGATACGGTTTTCGGCTATCCCGGCGGTACGGTGATCAACATCTACGACGAGCTTTTCAGCTTCAAGGATATCCGCCACATCCTGCCGCGCCACGAGCAGGCCGGCACCCATGCGGCAGACGGCTATGCCCGCGCCACCGGCAAGGTCGGGGTTGCCATTGCCACCTCCGGGCCAGGCGCCACCAATACCGTTACCGGTATCGCCACGGCTTACATGGACTCGATCCCGATGGTGATCATCACCGGTCAGGTCCCGACCGCCCTGATCGGCAACGATGCCTTTCAGGAGGTGGACATCATCGGCATCACCCGCCCCTGCACCAAGCACAGCTTTCTGGTGAAGGATGTCAATGAGCTGGCCACCATCATGAAAAAGGCCTTCTACATCGCGCGCAGCGGGCGGCCCGGCCCGGTGCTGGTCGATCTGCCCAAGGATGTCCAGATTGCCCAGACCGAGTTCGTCTATCCGGAGACCGTGGATATACGCAGCTACAAGCCCAACCTGGTCGGGCATTCCCGCCAGATCGAGAAGGCGGTCGGCATGATGCTGGAAGCCTCGCGTCCGGTGCTGTATGTCGGCGGCGGTGTCGTACTGGGCAATGCTGCCGAGGAATTGACCACCCTGGCCCGCAAGCTGACAGCACCGGTTACCACCACCCTGATGGGGCTCGGCTCCTATCCCGAAAACGACCCGAATTCCCTCGGCATGCTGGGCATGCATGGCGCCTACTGCGCCAACATGGCCATGACCCACAGCGATATGATCGTCGCCGTCGGCGCACGCTTCGACGATCGCGTCACCGGTAAAATAGCGACCTTCGCCCCTCACGCCAAGATCATCCACATCGACGTCGATCCGACCTCGATCAAGAAAAATGTCCGCGTTGACCTGCCGATCGTGGGGGATGTCAAGGATGTCCTGTCCAAGATGAACAAACAGGTGGACAAGCTGAAGGATAAACATGCCGAATTCGCGGCGCGCCTGACCCCCTGGCACGAGGAGATCGCCGGCTGGAAGGCGAAGCATCCCACCAGCTACAAACAGAGCGCAACGACCATCAAGCCGCAGTTCGTCATCCAGAAGCTGCGCGAGCTGTCGAACGAGGATGCGATCGTCTCGACCGACGTAGGGCAGCACCAGATGTGGACCGCGCAGTTTTTCCAGTTCAACAGGCCGCGCACACTGCTGTCATCCGGCGGTCTCGGCACCATGGGCTACGGTCTGCCGGCCGCCATGGGAGCCCAGGCGGCATTCCCCGACCGCCAGGTGATCACGATTTGCGGCGACGGCGGAGTCCAGATGAACATCCAGGAGATCGCGACGCTGGTCCAGAATCGTCTGCCGGTCAAGATCGTGATCCTGAACAATAATTTCCTCGGCATGGTTCGCCAGTGGCAGGAGTTGTTCTTCGACAAACGCTACTCCAGTACCTGCATGGAGTTGCCGGTAGATTTCGTCAAGCTGGCCGAAGCCTACGGCGCCAAAGGATTCAGTACCTCCAAGCCGGGCGAGGTAGAGAAGATCATCAAACAGGGCTTCAAGGAGCCGGGGCCGGTGATCATGGAATTCAAGGTTGCCCGTGAGGAAAAGGTGCTGCCGATGGTACCGGCCGGTGCATCGCTGAACGAGATGGTGCTGAATGCATAA
- the ilvD gene encoding dihydroxy-acid dehydratase: protein MRSDTIKKGLERTPHRALLKGTGVPQTQMDKPFIGVATSFTDLIPGHVGMRDLERFIEKGVHSGGGHAFFFGIPGVCDGIAMGHKGMHYSLPTRELIADMVESVAEAHRLDGLVLLTNCDKITPGMLMAAARLDIPCIIVTAGPMMSGRGQAGRQYSFVSDTFEAMARYKAGVIDDKELQVCEDNACPGMGSCQGLFTANTMAILTETMGMSLPRCGTALAVSAMKRRIAFASGERIVDLVRENITPRSILTREAFENAIRVDLALGGSSNTVLHLLAIAHEAGVELPLELFDVLAKDTPQLSSMNPAGEYFMEDLDVAGGVAGVFKQLGDKIKDTPTLFGLTTRQLADSVQNVDEQVIRPLSNPVKKEGGIAILSGNIAPKGAVVKQSGVSDKMMQFEGIARCFNAEEQAMAAIMEGRIVSGDVVVIRYEGPKGGPGMREMLAPTAAIMGMGLGDSVALITDGRFSGGTRGPCIGHISPEAAQGGPIALVEDGDRILLDIPARRLELLVDEATLAARRANWKAPEAKIKTGWLSRYAKVVTSAHTGAVTTAD from the coding sequence ATGAGAAGCGATACGATAAAAAAAGGGTTGGAGCGTACCCCGCACCGGGCACTACTGAAAGGTACCGGCGTTCCCCAGACCCAGATGGACAAGCCGTTCATCGGTGTTGCCACGAGTTTCACCGACCTGATCCCCGGCCATGTCGGCATGCGGGACCTGGAACGTTTCATTGAAAAAGGGGTCCATTCCGGCGGCGGCCATGCTTTCTTCTTCGGCATTCCCGGAGTCTGCGACGGCATTGCCATGGGGCACAAGGGCATGCACTACTCCCTGCCGACCCGCGAACTGATCGCCGATATGGTGGAGTCGGTGGCCGAGGCGCACCGCCTGGACGGCCTGGTACTCCTGACCAACTGCGACAAGATCACCCCTGGCATGCTGATGGCGGCAGCCCGGCTGGACATTCCCTGCATCATCGTGACCGCCGGTCCGATGATGAGCGGGCGCGGCCAGGCCGGCCGCCAGTATTCCTTTGTCTCCGACACCTTCGAGGCCATGGCGCGTTATAAGGCCGGGGTGATCGACGACAAGGAGCTGCAGGTGTGCGAGGACAATGCCTGCCCCGGCATGGGTTCCTGTCAGGGACTATTTACCGCCAACACCATGGCGATCCTGACCGAAACCATGGGCATGAGCCTGCCGCGCTGCGGTACGGCCCTGGCGGTTTCGGCAATGAAGCGCCGGATCGCTTTCGCCTCGGGTGAACGCATCGTGGACCTGGTGCGCGAGAACATCACCCCGCGCAGTATCCTGACACGCGAGGCCTTCGAGAACGCCATCCGGGTGGACCTGGCCCTGGGAGGCTCATCCAACACGGTGCTGCACCTGCTGGCCATTGCCCACGAGGCCGGGGTGGAACTGCCGCTGGAGCTGTTCGACGTCCTGGCCAAAGACACGCCGCAGCTTTCCTCCATGAATCCGGCCGGCGAATACTTCATGGAAGATCTGGATGTGGCCGGCGGCGTGGCCGGCGTATTCAAACAGCTGGGAGACAAGATCAAGGATACCCCGACCCTGTTCGGTCTGACCACCCGGCAGTTGGCCGACAGCGTCCAGAACGTGGACGAACAGGTCATTCGCCCGCTCTCCAACCCGGTCAAGAAAGAGGGGGGCATCGCGATCCTGTCCGGCAACATCGCTCCCAAGGGTGCGGTGGTCAAGCAGTCGGGGGTTTCCGACAAGATGATGCAGTTCGAAGGCATTGCCCGCTGTTTCAATGCGGAAGAGCAGGCCATGGCCGCCATCATGGAAGGGCGTATCGTGTCCGGCGATGTTGTAGTCATCCGTTATGAAGGCCCCAAGGGGGGACCGGGCATGCGAGAGATGCTGGCACCGACCGCTGCCATCATGGGCATGGGGCTGGGGGATTCGGTGGCTCTGATCACCGACGGCCGCTTCTCCGGCGGCACCCGCGGACCCTGCATCGGCCACATCTCTCCCGAGGCGGCCCAAGGGGGACCGATCGCACTGGTGGAAGACGGCGACCGGATTCTCCTGGACATCCCGGCCCGCAGGCTGGAACTTCTGGTGGACGAAGCCACCCTGGCAGCCCGCCGCGCCAATTGGAAGGCTCCCGAGGCCAAAATCAAGACCGGTTGGCTGTCGCGCTATGCCAAGGTCGTGACCTCGGCCCACACCGGCGCAGTCACAACCGCTGATTAA
- a CDS encoding helix-turn-helix domain-containing protein, whose product MGQISTNGEIGARLRAFRKRRGLTQEQLAERIGVTFQQVQQYERGSSRLNAERLQQIASALDIPVGALFDDKDERALTEDEMRLVKGYRSLSSDEIRSFVLSSIASPVCSRKAGS is encoded by the coding sequence ATGGGACAGATATCGACAAACGGGGAAATAGGGGCTCGACTGCGTGCATTCCGCAAACGCCGCGGATTGACGCAAGAACAACTTGCGGAACGGATTGGCGTGACGTTTCAGCAGGTCCAGCAGTACGAGCGGGGATCTTCGCGCCTGAACGCCGAGCGGCTGCAGCAGATTGCTAGCGCGCTCGACATTCCAGTAGGAGCGCTATTTGACGACAAAGACGAACGGGCGTTGACCGAGGATGAGATGAGGCTTGTGAAAGGTTACCGGTCCCTGTCCAGCGATGAAATACGTTCCTTTGTTCTGTCCAGTATCGCAAGTCCGGTTTGTAGTCGCAAGGCAGGTTCTTGA
- a CDS encoding methyl-accepting chemotaxis protein: protein MQILHNFKTKTKLMALITLFSSICIMLGAIGIGNMSTFFQHGKVMHDSEMMGLMYAEEIDAGILHAIRAEKNFILASSSEGRTRQVEIYKQSLANLHENIAKAKPLFRTEAGKALIVKLEKAVAEWEPVSSRVMELAASEALSSERKSVQLSEGEARDKVQAVEKAAAEVVKRKLANAGKLDKETEEAFVMSRAIMIALIVGGIGLGIAAGLLISGMITGPLRQAVAVTEALAQGDLTQTINLDRKDEMGQLADAMNTMVQNLRGMITQTADISTGIASASNQLHSTSTQIATGAEEVASQANTVATASEEMSATSTDIASNCSMAAEASRQTANSASAGAQVVNETITGMNIIAERVRQTSLTVEALGSRSDQIGQIVGTIEDIADQTNLLALNAAIEAARAGEQGRGFAVVADEVRALAERTTKATREIGEMIKAIQKETQEAVKAMEVGVSEVEKGAVSSQKSGQALEEILERINEVTMQVNQIATAAEEQTATTSEVTSNIQQITEVVHQTACGADETATAASQLARQAQELQNLVSRFRLA, encoded by the coding sequence ATGCAGATCCTGCACAACTTTAAGACAAAAACCAAGCTGATGGCTCTTATCACTCTGTTTTCCAGCATCTGCATCATGCTAGGAGCAATCGGCATCGGCAACATGTCGACGTTCTTTCAGCACGGAAAGGTTATGCACGACAGTGAAATGATGGGGCTCATGTACGCGGAGGAAATCGATGCCGGGATATTGCATGCGATCCGGGCCGAGAAAAATTTCATTCTGGCCAGCTCGTCGGAAGGGCGTACCAGGCAGGTGGAAATTTACAAGCAATCCTTGGCCAATCTGCACGAGAACATTGCCAAGGCCAAGCCGCTCTTCCGCACTGAAGCGGGCAAGGCGCTCATTGTCAAACTGGAAAAAGCGGTGGCGGAATGGGAGCCGGTAAGCTCCAGAGTCATGGAGCTTGCCGCGTCCGAAGCGCTTTCGTCAGAGCGCAAATCAGTCCAATTGTCGGAGGGAGAGGCGCGGGACAAGGTCCAGGCCGTAGAAAAGGCTGCCGCGGAAGTGGTCAAAAGGAAGCTGGCCAACGCCGGGAAGCTCGACAAGGAGACAGAAGAGGCATTCGTGATGAGCCGGGCGATCATGATCGCCCTGATCGTTGGAGGCATCGGGCTGGGGATCGCCGCGGGCCTGCTCATATCAGGCATGATCACCGGTCCGTTGAGACAGGCGGTGGCCGTGACAGAGGCCCTTGCTCAGGGAGACCTGACGCAGACCATTAACCTGGACCGCAAGGACGAGATGGGCCAGTTGGCAGATGCCATGAATACCATGGTCCAGAACCTGCGCGGCATGATCACCCAGACCGCCGACATCTCAACCGGTATCGCCTCGGCCTCCAACCAGCTTCACTCCACCTCGACCCAGATCGCCACCGGCGCGGAGGAGGTCGCTTCCCAGGCCAATACCGTGGCTACTGCCAGCGAGGAGATGTCCGCCACATCCACCGATATTGCCAGCAACTGTTCCATGGCGGCCGAGGCGTCCCGCCAGACCGCCAACTCGGCCAGTGCCGGCGCCCAGGTAGTCAACGAAACCATCACCGGCATGAACATCATCGCCGAGCGGGTGCGCCAGACCTCCCTGACCGTCGAGGCTTTGGGCAGCCGTTCCGATCAGATCGGCCAGATCGTCGGTACCATTGAGGACATTGCAGACCAGACCAACTTGCTGGCCCTGAACGCTGCCATCGAGGCGGCCCGGGCCGGCGAGCAAGGGCGCGGCTTCGCGGTCGTGGCCGACGAGGTGCGCGCCCTGGCGGAACGCACCACCAAGGCCACCCGGGAGATCGGCGAGATGATCAAGGCGATCCAGAAGGAAACCCAGGAGGCGGTCAAGGCTATGGAGGTCGGCGTCAGCGAGGTGGAAAAGGGAGCCGTGTCGTCCCAGAAGTCGGGCCAGGCCCTGGAGGAGATCCTGGAGCGGATCAACGAAGTCACCATGCAGGTGAATCAGATCGCCACGGCAGCTGAAGAACAGACCGCCACCACCAGCGAGGTGACCAGCAACATCCAGCAGATCACCGAGGTCGTCCACCAGACGGCGTGCGGCGCTGACGAGACAGCCACCGCAGCTTCACAACTGGCGCGGCAGGCCCAGGAGCTTCAGAATCTTGTCAGCCGCTTCCGGCTGGCATAA
- a CDS encoding chemotaxis protein CheW produces MNNVPALMGEEILTSREIIQLVSFELGGEEYGVDVLVVREIIRIPTITRMPNTTDYVDGIINLRGTVVPIISLRKRFGLDEREEDRQSRILVMEVGEGLTGFVVDAVAEVIRISSAEIQPPPGIVQGSVAQECVTGVVNRTERLLIILDLDRLFGNDERTAIELLSRQ; encoded by the coding sequence ATGAACAACGTACCTGCGCTTATGGGTGAAGAAATCCTGACATCACGTGAGATCATCCAGTTGGTAAGCTTCGAGCTGGGGGGTGAGGAGTATGGTGTCGACGTGCTGGTGGTGCGAGAAATCATCCGCATACCCACCATCACGAGGATGCCCAACACGACGGATTACGTGGACGGCATCATCAATCTGCGCGGCACGGTGGTGCCGATCATCTCGCTGCGTAAGCGTTTCGGGCTGGATGAGCGGGAAGAGGACCGCCAGAGCCGCATCCTGGTCATGGAGGTGGGAGAAGGACTGACCGGATTTGTGGTCGATGCGGTTGCAGAGGTCATCCGCATATCCTCTGCGGAGATCCAGCCGCCGCCGGGCATCGTGCAGGGAAGTGTCGCCCAGGAATGCGTCACTGGCGTGGTCAACCGTACCGAGCGGCTGTTGATCATACTCGACCTCGACCGGCTTTTCGGCAACGACGAGCGGACGGCTATCGAGCTATTGTCGCGACAATAA
- a CDS encoding replication-associated recombination protein A: protein MKRVQNELFSTPEPSRRDMSAPLAERMRPRTVAEFTGQDHLLGEGRILRRMIESDTLSSLIFWGPPGCGKTTLAHIIAHETKSHFIFFSAILSGVKEIREIFREAEGLQARGIRTILFVDEIHRFNKSQQDAFLPYVEKGVVTIIGATTENPSFEVIAPLLSRCRVLVLNQLEPATLRGILEHALTGNQRGLGSLGLSATDDALDFLAAQAGGDARIALNTLEVAANLVVSAPHGAPEAERIITLETAQEALQKKALLYDKGGEEHYNVISAFIKSLRASDPDAALYWLARMLEAGEDPLFILRRMIILASEDIGNADPRALQVAVSAMQAFQFVGLPEGRITLGQVVTYLATAPKSNASYVGIDSALGEVRKSGALPVPMHIRNAPTKLMKELGYHKGYRYDHDYEQGYAGQECLPERLAGRRFYEPKGHGYEKSIVERMEWLRKKRGE from the coding sequence ATGAAACGAGTACAGAACGAACTGTTTTCCACCCCCGAGCCATCCCGCCGGGACATGTCAGCCCCCCTGGCCGAGAGAATGCGACCGCGGACGGTGGCCGAGTTCACCGGCCAGGACCATCTCCTGGGCGAAGGGCGCATCCTGCGGCGGATGATCGAGAGCGACACCCTCTCCTCGCTGATCTTCTGGGGGCCTCCCGGATGCGGCAAAACCACCCTGGCTCACATCATCGCCCACGAGACCAAGTCCCATTTCATCTTCTTCTCGGCCATCCTCTCGGGGGTCAAGGAGATCCGCGAGATTTTCCGCGAGGCCGAAGGGCTCCAGGCCCGGGGGATACGCACGATCCTGTTCGTGGACGAAATCCACCGTTTCAACAAATCCCAGCAGGATGCCTTTCTCCCCTACGTCGAAAAGGGTGTGGTCACGATCATCGGCGCCACCACCGAGAATCCCTCCTTCGAAGTGATCGCGCCGCTGCTCTCCCGCTGCCGGGTGCTGGTGCTCAACCAATTGGAGCCGGCCACCCTGCGCGGCATCCTGGAGCACGCCCTGACGGGCAACCAGCGTGGCCTGGGCAGTCTCGGCCTGTCCGCCACGGACGATGCGCTCGACTTCCTGGCCGCCCAGGCCGGCGGCGATGCCCGTATCGCTCTCAACACGTTGGAGGTGGCCGCCAACCTGGTTGTTTCGGCCCCTCACGGTGCACCGGAAGCCGAACGGATCATCACCCTGGAGACCGCCCAGGAAGCGCTGCAGAAAAAAGCCCTGCTGTACGACAAAGGGGGCGAGGAGCATTACAACGTCATCTCGGCCTTCATCAAGTCGCTGCGCGCCAGCGATCCGGACGCGGCCCTGTACTGGCTGGCGCGCATGCTAGAGGCGGGCGAAGATCCGCTCTTCATCCTCAGGCGCATGATCATTCTGGCCTCCGAGGACATCGGCAACGCCGACCCGCGAGCCCTGCAGGTGGCGGTGTCAGCCATGCAGGCCTTCCAGTTCGTGGGGTTGCCCGAAGGACGCATCACCCTGGGACAGGTGGTCACCTACCTGGCCACCGCTCCCAAGTCCAATGCCTCGTACGTTGGTATCGACTCCGCGTTGGGGGAGGTTCGCAAAAGCGGTGCCCTGCCGGTGCCGATGCACATCCGCAATGCCCCCACCAAGCTGATGAAGGAGTTGGGTTATCACAAGGGCTACCGCTACGACCACGACTACGAGCAGGGCTACGCCGGCCAGGAATGTCTGCCGGAACGGCTGGCCGGGCGCAGGTTCTACGAGCCCAAGGGGCATGGCTACGAGAAGAGTATTGTCGAAAGGATGGAGTGGCTGCGCAAAAAAAGAGGAGAGTAA
- a CDS encoding SRPBCC family protein, which translates to MKPFILERSQFLPVVDLAAAWIFFSDACNLAHITPPGMGFRMTSPPLDDIYPGRIISYSVRPLFGITMDWTSEITHLEKPFFFIDEQRFGPYRFWQHQHRFREVAGGVEVRDLVHYLLPRMPFTRLVNRLIVEPRLKEIFDYRREALKRLFPPPDPAP; encoded by the coding sequence ATGAAGCCGTTCATCCTGGAACGCTCACAGTTCCTGCCGGTGGTCGACCTCGCCGCTGCCTGGATCTTTTTCAGCGACGCCTGCAACCTGGCACACATCACGCCCCCTGGCATGGGTTTTCGCATGACCTCCCCTCCCCTGGATGATATCTATCCCGGCAGGATCATCAGCTACTCCGTGCGCCCCCTGTTCGGCATCACAATGGACTGGACCAGCGAGATCACTCACCTGGAAAAGCCCTTTTTCTTTATTGACGAACAGCGTTTCGGTCCGTATCGTTTCTGGCAGCATCAGCACCGCTTCCGGGAGGTTGCCGGCGGCGTGGAAGTCCGCGACCTGGTCCACTATCTTCTGCCACGCATGCCGTTCACCCGACTGGTGAACCGGCTGATCGTGGAGCCGCGGTTGAAAGAGATCTTCGATTATCGACGGGAGGCACTGAAAAGGCTGTTTCCGCCCCCGGATCCCGCTCCGTAA
- the pfkA gene encoding 6-phosphofructokinase: MKKIGILTSGGDCSGMNAAIRAAVRIALRSNIEVIGFRKGYHGLMRGDAILLDNRSVSGILHRGGTFLQSARSREFMTPDGQQEAVDRLREMGIEGLLVIGGDGSLTGALVLHRLGFPVVGIPASIDNDIPYTDMALGVDTALNNILYAVDCIKDTASSHARAFVIEVMGRNSGYLASISAIATGAEYALVPEQPYSLPDICQQLRRRFEEGRDNAIIILAEGAGNGREIGDAIKDAIGFEVRVTVLGHYQRGGAPTVFDRLLASRFGKKSMELLMAGVSGVMVGLSNNSIVSTPLEEVIAGEKLPHDEMLRMAEVLGI, translated from the coding sequence ATGAAAAAGATAGGCATCCTCACCAGCGGCGGCGACTGCTCCGGCATGAACGCAGCCATCCGTGCCGCGGTGCGCATCGCTCTGAGGTCGAACATCGAGGTAATCGGTTTTCGCAAGGGATACCACGGACTTATGCGGGGTGATGCGATTCTCCTGGATAACAGGTCCGTTTCCGGCATCCTCCACCGGGGAGGAACATTTCTTCAATCGGCCCGTTCCCGTGAATTCATGACCCCCGATGGCCAGCAGGAGGCGGTTGACCGGCTGCGGGAGATGGGCATCGAGGGCCTGCTGGTGATCGGCGGAGACGGCTCGCTGACCGGGGCACTGGTTCTGCACCGCCTCGGTTTTCCGGTGGTCGGCATTCCCGCCAGCATCGACAACGACATCCCTTACACCGACATGGCGCTGGGGGTCGACACGGCACTCAACAACATTCTCTATGCGGTCGACTGCATCAAGGACACCGCTTCCTCCCACGCACGCGCCTTCGTGATCGAGGTGATGGGGCGCAATTCCGGGTACTTGGCCTCGATCTCGGCCATTGCCACCGGGGCCGAATACGCCCTGGTACCGGAGCAGCCCTACAGCCTGCCGGACATCTGTCAGCAGCTGAGACGCCGCTTTGAAGAAGGGCGCGACAACGCCATCATCATCTTGGCGGAAGGGGCGGGCAACGGCCGGGAGATCGGTGATGCCATCAAGGATGCCATCGGCTTTGAAGTGCGGGTAACGGTGCTGGGACATTACCAGCGCGGCGGCGCTCCGACCGTGTTCGACCGTCTGTTGGCCAGCCGCTTCGGCAAAAAAAGCATGGAACTGCTGATGGCGGGGGTCTCGGGGGTGATGGTGGGACTTTCCAACAACTCGATCGTCTCGACGCCACTGGAAGAGGTGATTGCCGGCGAAAAGCTGCCCCACGACGAAATGCTCAGAATGGCGGAAGTGCTGGGTATCTGA
- the corA gene encoding magnesium/cobalt transporter CorA, with amino-acid sequence MANSRRFLKKRSVKTGLPPGTLVHIGEQRREAPRLDLFSYSPAEVEERPCQGLAQCLPHVGRAAVTWINVEGVHDIEVIRTLGEHFGFHPLVLEDIVNTVQRPKIEDYDEYLFMVLRMLRPSQGESFTSEQISIILGPNYLLTFQEGIRGDVFDAVRDRIRSGKGRIRAMGADYLAYTLVDSIVDGYFNVLEVMGERIVNAEEELTLTAGRTTLHLISDMKKEIIFLRKAVWPLREAISFLERGDSRLLDNATRVYFRDVYDHTVQVIDTVETYRDLLSGMLDLYLSSVSNRTNEVMKFLTVIGTIFLPLTFLVGVYGMNFKHMPELEWHYGYPALWFVMLLSSIAMILYFKRKRWL; translated from the coding sequence ATGGCAAACAGCCGCAGGTTTCTCAAGAAGCGCTCGGTCAAGACAGGTCTGCCCCCCGGCACGCTGGTCCACATCGGAGAGCAGCGCCGGGAAGCCCCGCGCCTCGACCTGTTCAGTTATTCCCCGGCCGAGGTGGAAGAACGGCCATGCCAAGGGCTCGCCCAGTGCCTGCCGCACGTGGGACGGGCCGCGGTAACCTGGATCAATGTCGAGGGGGTCCACGACATCGAGGTCATCCGCACCCTGGGTGAACATTTCGGTTTCCATCCCCTGGTGCTGGAAGACATCGTCAACACCGTACAGCGCCCCAAAATCGAAGACTACGACGAGTACCTGTTCATGGTGCTGCGCATGCTGCGACCGTCGCAGGGGGAGTCCTTCACCTCGGAGCAGATCAGCATCATACTGGGGCCGAACTACCTGCTGACCTTCCAGGAGGGGATCCGCGGGGATGTCTTCGACGCCGTGCGTGATCGCATCCGCAGCGGCAAGGGCCGCATCCGGGCCATGGGTGCCGACTACCTGGCATACACCCTGGTGGACTCGATCGTGGATGGCTACTTCAACGTGCTGGAGGTGATGGGGGAGCGCATCGTCAACGCGGAGGAGGAGCTGACCCTGACCGCCGGGCGCACCACCCTGCACCTGATCAGTGACATGAAAAAGGAGATCATCTTCCTGCGCAAGGCGGTCTGGCCGCTACGGGAAGCCATCTCGTTCCTGGAGCGGGGGGACAGCCGGCTGCTGGACAACGCCACCAGGGTCTATTTCCGCGATGTCTACGATCATACCGTGCAGGTCATCGACACGGTCGAAACCTATCGCGACCTGCTCTCGGGCATGCTTGACCTGTACCTTTCCAGCGTCAGCAACCGCACCAACGAGGTGATGAAGTTCCTGACCGTGATCGGCACGATCTTCCTGCCGCTGACCTTTCTGGTGGGAGTGTACGGCATGAACTTCAAACACATGCCGGAGCTGGAGTGGCACTATGGCTACCCGGCCTTGTGGTTCGTAATGCTGCTGTCTTCCATCGCCATGATCCTCTACTTCAAGAGAAAACGCTGGCTGTAG